A window of Sinimarinibacterium sp. NLF-5-8 genomic DNA:
CGCCGCGCGCGCGGCCAGCAGGTAGCTCAGTTCCGGGGTGTCGTGGTCGGCAGCGCGCCGCACCAGATCCATTTCGGCTTTTTGCCAACTGCCTTCGAGCCAGTTTTGCAGACCTTGTTCAAGGCTTTTTTGCGCGCGCTGCTGGCGGTGGCGGATGACGTTCTGCCGCATCGTGCGCGGCAGCCGCAAACTGCCGGAAATCAGCCGCAGCAAGGTGCCGACAAGAATCACCAGCAGCACCAGCGCGATGATCAGTCCCAGTGCCGAGGTTTCCAGCTGCCAGCCCCGCAAGCTCACCAGCACATATCCGGCTTCGCCATGCAAAAACCACGCGCTGGCTGCGCCCAGCGCCAGAATCAGCAGTGCAAGAATCAGAAAACGGATCATTGTGCGGCGCCTTCCAGATGGGCGCGCAGCAGCACCAGGCTTTGGCTGATGTCTGGCAGCGCGGGTTGCAATTGCAGCCCTTGCAGGCGCGACAGTTCGGCGTTGACCGCGCTGATGCCGGCATCCTGCAAGTTGAAGTACTGCGCCAGCCACTGCGAAGCCGCACGCGCCTGTTCGCGGAACAGGGCCGCGTCACGACGCAACAGCGCCACGCGCGCGCCTTCGAGCTTGAGTGACAGCACCTGGCGGATCAGATCGGTCTGGGCATCGCTCAAAAGCTGCGTTGGCGGACCTTGCTCGCGGCGGATGGTGAAGCTGCTGGCCAGCATCTGCTTGATCGTATTCCACGCGCGCTGGGTCGGCGTCAGGGCGGGATCGACGGTCACCGCACGGCTGTCGGCCTCGAACTGGCTGGGCGCCTGTGCCTTCAACGGCAGACGCGGCACCCGCTCGATGATGCTCGACAGTGCCAGCGCCGGGCCGGTGTCATCCACACGCGGCACGGCATGCAGCGCCGCGCGCTCACGGCCAATCGCCTCGCGCACCGCAAACAGGCGCGGATCGCCGAGCACCGCCAGACGCGCATCGGCGGCTTCGAGCGCGGCCATTGCCGCGGGCACTTCGCGGGCAATTTGCAGACGCTCGCTGGCCAGCATCAGCAGTTGTTCGATGACCACCAGCTGCGCGCGCGTGCGACCACCATCGTAGGCTTCGCGCAGCGCGCCGATGGCCTGATCCTGGGCATCGAGGCGATCGCTCATGCGCGCCAGCTCGTTGGCGTTGCGCTGGCCGACGACCACCTGCTCGCTGCTCAGGGACTGCGTCTTGCCCAGCCGGGTATCAATCTCGCCG
This region includes:
- a CDS encoding uroporphyrinogen-III C-methyltransferase; translation: MSDQDQNNRPETPAAAEDAARAHGSAGAAEPPKTPPPPPAAVTQPQPPVPPPARGSGLVASLVMAVLVLALVAAAGWWGWQQVDAQLGAQQMALAQLQSRVGEIDTRLGKTQSLSSEQVVVGQRNANELARMSDRLDAQDQAIGALREAYDGGRTRAQLVVIEQLLMLASERLQIAREVPAAMAALEAADARLAVLGDPRLFAVREAIGRERAALHAVPRVDDTGPALALSSIIERVPRLPLKAQAPSQFEADSRAVTVDPALTPTQRAWNTIKQMLASSFTIRREQGPPTQLLSDAQTDLIRQVLSLKLEGARVALLRRDAALFREQARAASQWLAQYFNLQDAGISAVNAELSRLQGLQLQPALPDISQSLVLLRAHLEGAAQ